A genome region from Microbacterium sp. CGR2 includes the following:
- a CDS encoding helix-turn-helix domain-containing protein, with product MHNQRRTFAAQIAESCLSEIDEVAWRYVHDVRAISGYLESVIDDAELFRAARASLEMLFGLIIGADLDAQLMAHSERLGRRRARQGIPLDSLLRAVRMDFRFLWNAMRGYVAEEDLPAFADEVVTIWDAVEVHTMNVHAGYMAELADMDRELELARAFLLRRLLEDGSRDVRLPRQAAESLGLDPVGSFLVVVGSMPFAAEFRTGMRTLFPSVPVDRLDGSEFAILDAASLSARELEALRSLPVGLPPIAQGAEEIGALWRVARDLAALVDAANRAAMLERHWDRLFTDRFGTVARAYSRQALEALHALPEREQSLLIEAVREYLGNGSVTRTAAALYCHRNTVLNRLTRFALATDLDPTVPADAGAIRIVLSSTDAVAREAAAR from the coding sequence ATGCATAACCAGCGTCGGACGTTCGCGGCACAGATCGCCGAGTCATGTCTTTCCGAGATCGACGAGGTCGCGTGGCGTTACGTGCACGATGTCCGAGCGATCTCCGGATACCTCGAATCCGTGATCGACGACGCGGAGTTGTTCCGCGCCGCTCGAGCCTCACTGGAGATGCTCTTCGGGCTGATCATCGGAGCCGACCTGGACGCCCAGTTGATGGCGCACTCCGAACGGCTGGGGCGCCGGCGCGCGCGTCAGGGCATCCCCTTGGATTCGCTCCTTCGGGCGGTTCGCATGGACTTCCGGTTCCTGTGGAACGCGATGCGCGGTTACGTGGCGGAAGAGGACCTCCCGGCGTTCGCCGATGAGGTCGTCACGATCTGGGATGCCGTCGAAGTGCACACCATGAACGTCCATGCGGGCTACATGGCCGAACTCGCCGACATGGATCGAGAGCTGGAACTCGCTCGGGCGTTCCTGCTGCGTCGGCTGCTCGAGGATGGCAGCCGCGACGTCCGTCTTCCCCGTCAGGCGGCGGAATCCCTCGGCCTCGATCCGGTCGGCTCGTTCCTGGTCGTGGTGGGCAGCATGCCGTTCGCCGCAGAATTCCGCACCGGCATGCGCACGCTGTTCCCCTCCGTGCCGGTCGACCGTCTGGACGGCTCTGAGTTCGCCATCCTCGACGCCGCCTCGCTGTCGGCGCGGGAGCTCGAGGCGCTCCGCTCCCTGCCCGTGGGTCTTCCCCCGATCGCGCAGGGAGCCGAAGAGATCGGCGCGCTGTGGAGAGTGGCGCGAGACCTCGCCGCACTGGTCGACGCCGCGAACCGAGCCGCAATGCTCGAGCGTCACTGGGATCGTCTCTTCACAGACCGATTCGGCACCGTCGCCCGCGCGTATTCGCGTCAGGCTCTCGAAGCGCTCCACGCTCTACCGGAACGCGAGCAGAGTCTGCTGATCGAGGCGGTGCGCGAGTACCTCGGCAACGGATCCGTCACCCGCACCGCAGCAGCGCTCTACTGCCACCGCAACACGGTGCTGAATCGGCTGACGCGCTTCGCACTCGCCACGGATCTCGACCCGACCGTTCCCGCGGATGCCGGTGCGATCCGCATCGTCCTGAGCAGCACGGACGCCGTCGCTCGCGAAGCCGCAGCGAGATGA
- a CDS encoding ArgE/DapE family deacylase, translating to MKLTSEIAEKICAAVDAAFDQQIAFTQELVRHRSLRTREASAQDLLCEAMRERGLEMDRWDLDPSELAEHPGAGPVAVSYENVGNVVGTYTPASEEGRSLILNGHVDVVPEGPHEEWSRSPWDAPVIDGWLYGRGSGDMKAGLAANLFAFDALRTAGLEPTGRIHFQSVVEEECTGNGSLSALQRGYRADAVIIPEPEEDMLVRANVGVIWFTVRVAGRPTHPREMSAGFNAIDAAHHVMERLREVETRWNSEKSAHRYFEDLDHPINFNLGGIRGGDWPSSVPAWCELDVRIALYPGVTADAAWAEIEECLASIEVDESGNPVEAVATRNGFYAEGYVLEEGTDAESTLRDVHREVFGDELRTFTTPGYLDGRVFALYADTPALVYGPVSEAIHGYDERVDVESVRRITKSIALFIAQWCGVTVQMHTD from the coding sequence ATGAAGCTGACCAGCGAAATCGCCGAAAAGATCTGTGCGGCCGTCGATGCGGCCTTCGACCAGCAGATCGCCTTCACTCAGGAACTCGTTCGGCATCGTTCCTTGCGCACGAGGGAAGCGTCGGCCCAGGACCTCCTGTGCGAGGCGATGCGTGAACGCGGACTCGAGATGGATCGGTGGGATCTCGATCCGTCCGAACTCGCCGAGCATCCGGGCGCCGGGCCCGTGGCCGTGTCGTACGAGAACGTCGGCAACGTCGTCGGCACGTACACGCCCGCGTCCGAGGAAGGGCGTTCGCTGATCCTGAACGGGCACGTCGACGTGGTGCCGGAGGGGCCGCACGAGGAGTGGTCTCGGTCGCCCTGGGATGCGCCGGTGATCGACGGCTGGCTTTACGGGCGTGGGAGTGGCGACATGAAGGCGGGCCTCGCCGCGAATCTGTTCGCCTTCGACGCCCTCCGCACGGCGGGACTCGAGCCGACCGGGCGGATCCATTTCCAGTCCGTGGTGGAGGAGGAGTGCACCGGCAACGGATCGCTGTCTGCGCTGCAGCGGGGCTATCGTGCCGACGCGGTGATCATCCCTGAGCCCGAGGAGGACATGCTCGTCCGGGCCAACGTCGGCGTGATCTGGTTCACGGTGCGCGTCGCGGGGCGACCGACGCATCCGCGCGAGATGAGTGCCGGTTTCAACGCGATCGACGCCGCGCACCATGTGATGGAGCGGCTCCGAGAGGTCGAGACCCGATGGAACTCCGAGAAGTCGGCGCATCGGTACTTCGAAGACCTCGACCACCCCATCAACTTCAACCTCGGCGGCATCCGCGGCGGTGACTGGCCGTCGAGCGTGCCGGCGTGGTGCGAGCTCGACGTGCGCATCGCGCTGTATCCAGGTGTGACGGCGGACGCGGCATGGGCGGAGATCGAGGAGTGCCTCGCCTCGATCGAGGTCGACGAATCCGGGAACCCCGTCGAGGCGGTCGCGACCCGCAATGGTTTCTACGCCGAGGGTTACGTCCTCGAGGAGGGCACTGATGCGGAGTCGACTCTGCGTGATGTGCATCGCGAGGTCTTCGGCGACGAGCTGCGCACGTTCACCACACCCGGATACCTCGACGGACGGGTTTTCGCGCTCTACGCCGATACTCCGGCACTCGTTTACGGGCCCGTCTCCGAGGCGATCCACGGATACGACGAGCGCGTCGACGTGGAGTCGGTCCGGCGGATTACCAAGTCGATCGCCCTGTTCATCGCACAATGGTGCGGCGTGACTGTGCAGATGCACACGGACTGA
- a CDS encoding MFS transporter — protein sequence MRKIATASVIGTTVEWYDLFLFGTASALVFNQVFFPDLDPAVGTILAFLTFASAYLARIVGAILFGHFGDRLGRKSMLLISLITMGAATLAIGLIPDFATIGIAAPFILLTLRVIQGLALGGEWGGAVLMTVEHAPPAKRGWYGSLVQVGVPAGTLIANMAFLIVTAMVDDEALVSWGWRVPFIGSIVLVAVGIYIRLNIEETPSFRKVRERGAKAKLPFAYLMRHYWKQVLLGGVATLSTGSTFTLLVASGVNYGTSELGHSNDLMLWAVLVACIVALFAIPAFGRLSDRVGRKPVIAAGIIAEIVLAFPFFWLLDTGIDAMVFVAYALMMLAFSANYGPIATFLAELFGSKVRYSGLSVAYMLSGLLGSAITPAVTVALLSMTGQSSSIAWYVGGAAVLSLIALFLLAEGLHKNIDIVGADDSTGGDEPIRGDLSETVGR from the coding sequence ATGCGCAAGATCGCGACCGCCAGTGTCATCGGGACCACGGTCGAGTGGTACGACCTGTTCCTGTTCGGCACCGCCTCGGCGCTCGTGTTCAACCAGGTGTTCTTCCCCGATCTCGACCCCGCCGTCGGCACGATCCTCGCGTTCCTCACGTTCGCATCCGCGTACCTCGCGCGAATCGTCGGGGCCATCCTCTTCGGCCACTTCGGAGACCGGCTCGGCCGCAAATCCATGCTGCTCATCTCTTTGATCACGATGGGAGCGGCGACGCTCGCGATCGGGCTCATCCCCGACTTCGCCACCATCGGCATCGCCGCACCGTTCATCCTGCTCACGCTGCGCGTCATCCAGGGTCTCGCACTCGGTGGCGAATGGGGCGGCGCGGTTCTCATGACCGTCGAGCACGCGCCCCCCGCCAAGCGCGGGTGGTACGGATCGCTCGTGCAGGTGGGTGTGCCGGCGGGAACTCTCATCGCCAACATGGCGTTCCTCATCGTCACCGCCATGGTCGATGACGAGGCTCTCGTATCGTGGGGATGGCGCGTGCCGTTCATCGGTTCGATCGTCCTCGTCGCGGTGGGCATCTACATCCGGTTGAACATCGAGGAGACGCCCAGCTTCCGCAAGGTGCGCGAGCGCGGTGCCAAGGCCAAGCTCCCCTTCGCCTACCTGATGCGCCACTACTGGAAGCAGGTGCTGCTCGGTGGCGTCGCGACCCTGTCGACCGGATCGACCTTCACCTTGCTGGTGGCCTCCGGAGTCAACTACGGCACCTCGGAACTCGGTCATTCCAACGATCTGATGCTCTGGGCCGTGCTGGTCGCCTGTATCGTCGCACTCTTCGCAATCCCTGCCTTCGGTCGCCTCTCCGATCGGGTCGGCCGCAAGCCCGTGATCGCCGCCGGCATCATCGCCGAGATCGTGCTCGCCTTCCCCTTCTTCTGGCTCCTCGACACCGGGATCGACGCGATGGTCTTCGTCGCCTACGCCCTGATGATGCTGGCGTTCTCGGCCAACTACGGACCGATCGCGACCTTCCTCGCCGAGCTCTTCGGATCCAAGGTGCGGTACTCGGGACTCTCGGTGGCCTATATGCTCTCCGGTCTGCTCGGATCGGCGATCACCCCCGCGGTCACCGTCGCGCTGCTGTCGATGACGGGCCAGAGCTCCTCGATCGCCTGGTACGTCGGCGGTGCCGCTGTGCTTTCCCTGATCGCGCTGTTCCTCCTCGCGGAGGGTCTGCACAAGAACATCGACATCGTGGGTGCCGATGACTCGACCGGCGGCGATGAGCCGATCCGCGGCGACCTCTCGGAGACGGTCGGGAGATGA
- a CDS encoding RidA family protein, translated as MTIRRVRTVDGLAGPVGPFSQAVVANGFVYTSGQIPAGVDGTMPSDFEGQLEATLHNLRTLLEGVGSGIDHVVKVNGYLTDAADLEAYNRIYARWFGEHLPARTTVGVSLWGVALELECVALMKDETDD; from the coding sequence ATGACGATCAGAAGGGTGCGGACAGTTGACGGCCTCGCCGGACCGGTCGGTCCGTTCTCGCAGGCGGTCGTCGCGAATGGTTTCGTCTACACCTCGGGCCAGATCCCCGCGGGCGTCGATGGCACCATGCCCTCCGACTTCGAAGGGCAGCTGGAAGCGACTCTGCACAACCTCCGCACCCTTCTGGAAGGCGTCGGCAGCGGCATCGATCATGTCGTGAAGGTGAACGGATACCTCACCGATGCCGCCGATCTCGAGGCATACAACCGCATCTATGCGCGGTGGTTCGGCGAACACCTCCCCGCGAGGACGACCGTGGGCGTCAGCCTGTGGGGCGTCGCCCTCGAGCTCGAGTGCGTCGCCCTCATGAAGGACGAAACGGATGACTGA
- a CDS encoding RraA family protein — MTEASSVAGDPLVHAILRVELPTLGHFLEDGFCDTRIRPVGAVGRMAGRAVTVDLTEPDAIAVNHALLRLRPGSVLVIQVHGGRHAPVGAVTAAAAAARGAAGIVVDGPVTDLSALKATAAVLPVFATGATALTTKRLGTATAGVGRPVIVGGVPLSDGDLVAGDENGVVAFGSDALDADILDAALRSDLAEPELLARIRRGDSLEDLLALDIETL; from the coding sequence ATGACTGAGGCATCGTCCGTGGCCGGTGATCCTCTTGTCCACGCGATCCTGCGGGTCGAACTCCCCACCCTCGGCCACTTTCTCGAGGACGGGTTCTGCGATACGCGCATCCGTCCGGTCGGAGCCGTCGGCCGAATGGCGGGGCGAGCGGTGACCGTCGACCTCACCGAACCCGACGCGATCGCGGTGAATCATGCGCTGCTGCGTCTCCGGCCGGGCTCCGTGCTCGTGATCCAGGTGCACGGTGGGCGCCATGCCCCCGTCGGCGCGGTGACGGCCGCAGCCGCCGCCGCGCGGGGAGCGGCGGGAATCGTCGTGGACGGGCCCGTGACCGACCTGTCGGCTTTGAAGGCCACGGCCGCGGTGCTGCCCGTCTTCGCCACCGGCGCGACGGCATTGACCACGAAACGCCTGGGCACCGCCACTGCGGGCGTCGGTCGGCCGGTCATCGTCGGAGGCGTGCCTCTCTCTGATGGTGATCTGGTCGCCGGTGACGAGAACGGCGTGGTCGCCTTCGGTTCCGACGCTCTCGACGCCGACATCCTGGATGCCGCCCTCCGTTCCGACCTTGCAGAACCCGAGCTGCTCGCGCGCATCCGCCGGGGGGATTCTCTCGAGGATCTTCTCGCCCTCGACATCGAAACACTCTGA
- a CDS encoding thiamine pyrophosphate-dependent enzyme, with protein sequence MTIETTTDFRVADMPGTQGPAPESVTRSAGHLIVAQLEREGVQRVYGVPGESYLDVLDGLHDSSIETVITRHEGGAAFMALAEGRLTGRAGVAMVTRGPGAANAFIAVHTAWQDATPMVLFVGLIPVADRGREAFQEFDLTGWFGSTAKHVTTLDDPSSAARVVTEAMRIARSGRPGPVVIGLPEDVIRLSADGSATIEPTAVAGAEAGATAVDELVARLLRSERPVIVVGGEGWSADTGQALSDWAEQHRIPVLSDFRAYDAVPHGGAYVGALGYGRADQAAALFDEADLLVFIGTSRTDVLSDGYRLGHDATTVVVLPGEPTGHSGRLDQQIASDAANLIDRLPRSLGVTFDESRLREAREAHVRFSTPSTLVDEARTDAGGEEYVDLTEVMAVLREELSSDAVITFGAGNHAIWPARYLPHHAPATLVAPRNGAMGMGVPAAVAASLVFPGREVLSIAGDGCFLMNGQELATAVGYGGRFVAIVVDNGVYATIREHQEAHYPGRPSGTHLTNPDFAALARSYGAYGETVASTAGFRDAYRRARASRLPAVLHLRQDPAVRAPSTAV encoded by the coding sequence ATGACCATCGAGACGACCACCGACTTTCGTGTGGCAGACATGCCGGGCACGCAAGGCCCCGCGCCGGAATCCGTGACGCGCTCCGCCGGGCACCTCATCGTCGCCCAGCTCGAGCGAGAAGGCGTCCAGCGCGTCTACGGTGTGCCGGGCGAGTCGTATCTCGACGTGCTCGACGGCCTCCACGACTCGTCGATCGAGACCGTCATCACCCGGCACGAGGGTGGGGCGGCATTCATGGCTCTCGCCGAGGGGCGATTGACCGGCCGTGCCGGCGTCGCGATGGTCACCCGCGGTCCCGGCGCCGCGAACGCCTTCATCGCCGTGCACACCGCTTGGCAGGATGCGACGCCGATGGTGTTGTTCGTCGGACTCATCCCCGTGGCCGACCGTGGACGCGAAGCGTTTCAGGAGTTCGACCTCACCGGGTGGTTCGGGTCGACGGCGAAGCACGTCACCACACTCGACGACCCGTCGTCAGCGGCGCGCGTCGTGACCGAGGCCATGCGGATCGCGCGCTCCGGTCGACCGGGCCCCGTGGTCATCGGTCTGCCTGAAGACGTGATCCGGCTCTCCGCCGATGGCTCAGCGACCATCGAGCCGACCGCGGTCGCCGGGGCAGAGGCGGGCGCCACGGCCGTCGATGAGCTGGTTGCGCGTCTCCTGCGGTCCGAGCGCCCGGTCATCGTGGTCGGCGGGGAGGGCTGGTCCGCCGACACGGGTCAGGCGCTGAGCGATTGGGCGGAGCAGCACAGGATCCCGGTTCTGTCGGACTTCCGAGCGTACGACGCGGTTCCGCACGGCGGGGCGTACGTGGGAGCACTCGGTTACGGTCGGGCGGACCAGGCGGCAGCCCTCTTCGACGAAGCCGATCTTCTCGTCTTCATCGGGACCTCGAGGACGGACGTGCTGAGCGATGGCTACCGGCTCGGACATGACGCGACGACCGTCGTCGTGCTCCCTGGGGAGCCGACAGGGCACTCCGGACGCCTGGATCAGCAGATCGCCTCCGACGCCGCGAACCTCATCGACCGCCTGCCACGTTCGCTGGGGGTGACGTTCGACGAGAGTCGTCTTCGCGAGGCACGCGAGGCTCACGTCCGCTTCTCGACCCCTTCCACGCTGGTCGACGAGGCGCGGACGGATGCCGGCGGCGAAGAGTACGTCGATCTCACCGAGGTGATGGCGGTGCTCCGCGAGGAATTGTCCTCCGACGCCGTGATCACCTTCGGTGCCGGGAACCATGCGATCTGGCCGGCCCGCTATCTGCCTCACCACGCGCCGGCGACCCTTGTGGCACCCCGTAACGGGGCGATGGGTATGGGTGTTCCCGCCGCGGTCGCGGCCTCTCTCGTCTTTCCCGGGCGCGAGGTGCTGTCCATCGCCGGCGACGGGTGCTTCCTGATGAACGGTCAGGAGCTCGCGACAGCTGTCGGATACGGAGGACGATTCGTCGCGATCGTCGTGGACAACGGCGTGTACGCGACCATCCGTGAGCACCAGGAGGCCCACTACCCGGGCCGCCCCTCGGGGACGCACTTGACGAACCCGGACTTTGCGGCGTTGGCGCGGTCGTACGGAGCGTACGGCGAGACGGTTGCGAGCACCGCCGGATTCCGCGATGCGTACCGGCGGGCCCGTGCGAGCAGGCTTCCTGCCGTGCTCCATCTGCGCCAAGACCCGGCCGTTCGCGCACCGTCGACTGCCGTCTGA
- a CDS encoding M20 family metallo-hydrolase, with translation MPIEHGAVAPAPSDSADGERQAVQAERFLADFARLSAFGATGNGGVDRQAGSEADVAQRRWFAALLEAHGLRVEYDRIGNQFGLLVVDPEAPYVVVGSHLDSQPTAGRYDGAYGVLAAAHAAFRLADEWSADGATTPRYNLAVVNWFNEEGSRFTPSMMGSSVYTGVLPLEQALRTTDRAGTTVTEVLQPAGFLGAGDGPEAAFCAEIHIEQGRVLENSGTTIGLVTASWAASKYVVTVEGAQAHSGATVMGDRRDALYGASLLVVFARELADRFPGVLHTAVGQLDVYPNSPVVVASHVRLLLDLRCADESVLSQANALLQERFAEIEDIAGVGIQRVLSHEWGIDPYQPEGVDLARASAEWLGYSREEILTVAGHDSINMKRQVTTVMLFVPSVDGVSHNEGEYTRDEDLVAGLDVLTDVVRRLAQGELAPISGAAEERTR, from the coding sequence ATGCCCATCGAACACGGAGCGGTCGCCCCGGCCCCTTCAGACTCCGCCGACGGTGAAAGGCAGGCCGTGCAGGCCGAACGCTTTCTCGCCGACTTCGCTCGTCTGAGCGCCTTCGGAGCGACAGGTAACGGAGGCGTCGACCGGCAGGCGGGCAGCGAAGCCGACGTCGCCCAGCGGCGTTGGTTCGCTGCGCTTCTCGAGGCGCATGGTCTGCGGGTGGAGTACGACCGGATCGGCAATCAGTTCGGTCTGCTCGTGGTCGACCCGGAGGCGCCATACGTCGTCGTCGGCTCACACCTCGACTCTCAGCCGACCGCCGGGCGCTACGACGGCGCATACGGTGTGCTCGCCGCCGCGCATGCCGCATTCCGGCTTGCGGACGAGTGGTCGGCGGACGGCGCGACGACACCGCGGTACAACCTCGCCGTGGTCAACTGGTTCAACGAAGAAGGCTCGCGGTTCACTCCGTCGATGATGGGCTCGAGCGTCTACACGGGTGTGCTGCCGTTGGAGCAGGCGTTGCGCACGACGGATCGCGCAGGAACGACCGTGACCGAGGTGCTGCAGCCTGCGGGTTTCCTCGGCGCCGGTGACGGTCCGGAAGCCGCGTTCTGCGCCGAGATCCACATCGAGCAGGGACGGGTGCTGGAGAACTCGGGCACCACGATCGGTCTCGTCACCGCGAGCTGGGCGGCCAGCAAGTACGTCGTCACCGTGGAAGGCGCGCAAGCGCACTCAGGGGCGACAGTGATGGGCGATCGCAGAGACGCCCTGTACGGCGCGTCGCTCCTGGTGGTGTTCGCGCGCGAACTGGCAGACAGATTTCCCGGCGTGCTGCACACGGCCGTCGGGCAGCTCGACGTCTACCCGAACTCTCCGGTCGTGGTGGCCTCGCACGTCCGATTGCTGCTCGACCTTCGCTGCGCCGACGAATCCGTCCTCTCCCAAGCGAACGCACTGCTGCAGGAACGCTTTGCCGAGATCGAGGACATCGCGGGAGTCGGCATCCAGCGGGTGCTGTCCCACGAATGGGGTATCGACCCCTATCAGCCGGAGGGCGTCGACCTTGCGCGGGCTTCTGCGGAATGGCTCGGGTACTCCCGTGAGGAGATCCTCACCGTCGCCGGGCATGATTCGATAAACATGAAGAGGCAAGTGACCACGGTCATGTTGTTCGTGCCTTCGGTGGACGGTGTCTCTCACAACGAGGGCGAATACACCCGCGACGAGGACCTGGTCGCCGGACTCGACGTCCTGACCGACGTCGTCAGACGACTCGCGCAGGGAGAATTGGCGCCCATCTCCGGCGCTGCTGAGGAGCGAACCAGATGA
- a CDS encoding NAD-dependent succinate-semialdehyde dehydrogenase encodes MTDYIVTDPSTNQVVRRFESATDADVDAAVARAAQGFEAWRRLTIEERCRYLAAVAAEYRADSDRLARIITREMGKTTAEALGEIGIVADIYDYYAVNGPAFAADRPLPVAEGEAVVRTAPIGVLLGIMPWNYPYYQVARFAAPNLALGNTIVLKHAPSCPESAAAIAELFERVGLPEGAYENVYASEAQVARIIEHPAVQGVSLTGSERAGRAVGELAGRAMKKVVLELGGSDPFIVLPDADVDAAARAAVIGRMGNAGQACTASKRFIISDEVYDAFVERFTRLVSELRVGDPLEDGVSFGPLSSEAAARAVIDQVDDATAHGATALTGGRRLDRPGAFVEPTILVDVTPEARAYREEIFGPVAVVHRVTSVDAAVQLANDTPYGLGSVIFGSDRGLIADVADRLDVGMVSINAPSQTQADLPFGGVKASGVGRELGEYGMAEFVNRKLIRWQ; translated from the coding sequence ATGACCGACTACATCGTCACAGATCCTTCGACCAACCAGGTGGTGCGCCGGTTCGAGTCAGCGACCGACGCCGACGTGGATGCGGCCGTCGCCCGGGCGGCGCAGGGCTTCGAGGCCTGGCGCAGGCTCACCATCGAGGAGCGGTGCCGCTACCTCGCGGCGGTCGCCGCGGAGTATCGCGCGGACAGTGATCGCCTCGCCCGCATCATCACAAGGGAGATGGGGAAGACGACGGCGGAGGCGCTCGGCGAGATCGGGATCGTGGCCGATATCTACGACTACTATGCGGTGAACGGCCCGGCATTCGCCGCGGATCGGCCCCTCCCGGTCGCGGAGGGTGAAGCGGTCGTTCGCACCGCCCCGATCGGAGTGCTCCTGGGAATCATGCCGTGGAACTATCCGTACTACCAGGTGGCGAGATTCGCGGCGCCCAATCTCGCGCTGGGCAACACGATCGTGCTGAAGCATGCGCCGAGCTGTCCGGAGTCGGCGGCGGCCATCGCCGAGCTGTTCGAGCGGGTCGGCCTGCCAGAAGGGGCATACGAGAACGTCTATGCCTCTGAGGCGCAGGTCGCACGCATCATCGAGCACCCCGCGGTGCAGGGAGTCTCGCTCACCGGTTCGGAGCGCGCCGGCCGTGCTGTGGGCGAACTCGCCGGAAGAGCCATGAAGAAGGTCGTGCTCGAGCTCGGTGGATCGGATCCGTTCATCGTGTTGCCGGATGCCGACGTCGACGCAGCTGCCCGCGCCGCGGTGATCGGACGGATGGGCAATGCGGGCCAGGCCTGCACTGCCTCGAAGAGGTTCATCATCTCGGATGAGGTGTACGACGCATTCGTCGAACGCTTCACTCGTCTTGTCAGCGAGCTACGCGTCGGCGATCCGCTCGAAGACGGCGTTTCCTTCGGGCCGCTGTCGTCGGAGGCGGCGGCGAGAGCCGTCATCGACCAGGTCGACGATGCGACCGCCCATGGCGCGACCGCGCTCACCGGCGGACGTCGTCTCGACCGTCCTGGCGCGTTCGTGGAGCCCACCATCCTGGTCGACGTCACCCCGGAGGCCCGCGCCTATCGCGAGGAGATCTTCGGGCCTGTCGCCGTCGTGCACCGCGTCACCTCGGTCGACGCCGCGGTGCAACTCGCGAACGACACGCCCTACGGCCTCGGCAGTGTGATCTTCGGATCGGATCGTGGCCTCATCGCCGACGTCGCCGATCGACTGGATGTCGGGATGGTGTCGATAAACGCGCCATCGCAGACCCAGGCCGATCTGCCGTTCGGTGGCGTGAAGGCTTCGGGAGTCGGACGAGAGCTGGGCGAATACGGAATGGCGGAATTCGTGAACCGCAAGCTCATCCGGTGGCAGTGA